From one Pseudomonas sp. S35 genomic stretch:
- a CDS encoding alpha/beta hydrolase: protein MPLSRAFCIAGLLVTSAAPAVAATYGPELQGFQYPYPLEHFHFQSQGESLQMGYMDVPPKGTANGRAVVLMHGKNFCGATWEGSIKALSDAGYRVIAPDQIGFCSASKPEHYQYSFQQLALNTHQLLENLGIRKATILGHSTGGMLATRYALMYPEQTEQLALVNPIGLEDWKALGVPALSVDQWYARELKVSAEGIRKYQLNTYYVGRWKPEYERWVDMYAGLSNGPGHTRVAWNSALIYDMIFTQPVYYEFKNLPMPTLLLIGTSDNTAIGKDVAPPQVKARLGNYAVLGKQVAKLIPHATLVEFPGLGHAPQMEEPAKFHQALLQGLNAL from the coding sequence ATGCCTCTATCCCGTGCGTTTTGCATCGCCGGCCTGCTTGTGACCAGCGCCGCGCCCGCCGTCGCCGCCACCTATGGCCCCGAACTGCAAGGCTTCCAATACCCCTACCCGCTCGAGCATTTCCACTTCCAGTCCCAAGGCGAATCCTTGCAGATGGGCTACATGGACGTGCCGCCCAAGGGCACCGCCAACGGTCGCGCCGTGGTGCTAATGCATGGCAAAAACTTCTGCGGTGCAACCTGGGAAGGCTCGATCAAAGCCCTGAGCGACGCGGGTTACCGTGTGATTGCCCCGGACCAGATCGGTTTTTGCAGCGCCAGCAAACCCGAGCACTACCAATACAGCTTCCAGCAATTGGCGCTCAACACCCATCAACTGCTGGAAAACCTCGGCATTCGCAAGGCCACGATCCTCGGCCACTCCACCGGCGGCATGCTGGCGACTCGTTACGCGCTGATGTACCCCGAGCAGACCGAGCAGTTGGCACTCGTTAACCCCATCGGCCTGGAAGACTGGAAAGCCCTGGGCGTGCCAGCGCTGAGCGTCGACCAGTGGTATGCCCGTGAACTCAAGGTCAGCGCCGAAGGTATTCGCAAGTACCAGCTCAACACCTATTACGTCGGGCGCTGGAAGCCCGAATACGAGCGCTGGGTGGACATGTACGCGGGCCTGAGCAACGGCCCGGGCCATACGCGGGTCGCATGGAACTCGGCGTTGATTTACGACATGATCTTCACCCAGCCGGTCTACTACGAGTTCAAAAACCTGCCAATGCCCACGCTGCTGCTGATCGGCACGTCTGACAATACCGCCATCGGCAAGGATGTCGCGCCGCCGCAGGTCAAGGCCCGGCTCGGCAACTATGCCGTCTTGGGCAAGCAAGTGGCCAAGCTGATTCCCCACGCCACCCTGGTGGAGTTCCCCGGCCTGGGCCACGCACCGCAGATGGAAGAACCGGCGAAGTTTCACCAAGCGCTGTTGCAGGGCTTGAACGCGCTTTAA
- a CDS encoding D-2-hydroxyacid dehydrogenase family protein, with protein MSVQIAVIDDWQNVASGVVDWSVLESVGQVHVLHEYPAETAVMIERLQAFEVICVMRERTTFDKALLQGLPKLKLLVTGGMRNAAIDIAAATALGIQVCGTDSYKHAAPELTWALIMACTRNLLAEANALRAGHWQVGLGGDLYGKTLGILGLGSIGQKVAQFGQVFGMRVIAWSENLTPQRAAAAGVTWVSKQELFEQADILSIHLVLSDRSRGLVDAQALGWMKPTARLVNTARGPIVDEQALVQALSSGRLAGAALDVYTEEPLPLDHPFRRLPNVLATPHVGYVSEQNYRQFYQQMIDAIHAWANATPIRVLG; from the coding sequence ATGTCGGTACAGATCGCAGTGATTGATGATTGGCAGAATGTGGCCAGTGGCGTGGTGGATTGGTCGGTGCTGGAGTCGGTGGGCCAAGTGCACGTGCTGCACGAATACCCAGCAGAGACCGCCGTGATGATCGAGCGCTTGCAGGCCTTTGAGGTGATTTGCGTGATGCGCGAACGCACCACCTTCGACAAAGCGCTGTTGCAGGGCCTGCCCAAGCTCAAGTTGCTGGTGACCGGGGGTATGCGCAACGCCGCCATCGACATTGCGGCCGCCACGGCCCTGGGCATTCAGGTCTGCGGCACCGACAGCTACAAACACGCCGCCCCCGAGTTGACCTGGGCGCTGATCATGGCCTGCACCCGCAACCTGTTGGCCGAAGCCAACGCCTTAAGAGCGGGCCATTGGCAAGTGGGGCTGGGCGGCGACCTGTATGGCAAGACCTTGGGCATTCTTGGGCTGGGCAGCATTGGCCAGAAGGTCGCGCAGTTTGGCCAAGTGTTCGGCATGCGCGTGATTGCCTGGAGTGAAAACCTCACGCCGCAGCGTGCGGCCGCAGCCGGCGTGACCTGGGTCAGCAAGCAAGAATTGTTCGAGCAGGCCGATATCCTGAGCATCCACTTGGTACTCAGCGACCGCAGCCGTGGCTTGGTGGACGCCCAGGCGTTGGGCTGGATGAAACCCACGGCGCGGCTGGTGAATACTGCGCGGGGGCCGATTGTGGATGAGCAAGCGCTGGTGCAAGCCTTGAGCAGTGGCCGGCTGGCCGGCGCGGCCCTCGATGTGTACACCGAGGAGCCGTTGCCGCTGGATCATCCATTCCGGCGCTTGCCCAACGTGCTGGCCACGCCCCATGTCGGCTACGTGAGCGAGCAAAATTACCGGCAGTTCTACCAACAGATGATCGACGCTATTCACGCCTGGGCCAATGCGACGCCCATTCGCGTGCTCGGCTGA
- the glgA gene encoding glycogen synthase GlgA, with amino-acid sequence MISAAVDTQGERFSQPAGGPTSLADLPNAVRPVVSQNPNRKKVLFVTSEFADLVKTGGLGDVSAALPRAMAHLHDVRVLIPGYPQVMESDNPIHIIGELGGHAALPPCKIGRMDLKDGLVIYVLICPELYEREGTPYGANNGRDWPDNHIRFARLGLAAADMAANLAQIHWCPDLVHAHDWPAGLAPAYMHWRGSRTPTLFTIHNLAYQGVVSLASTPELGIPPHALQQEGMEFYGKMSFLKAGMAYSSHITTVSATYAQEITTPEFGCGLDGFLAAKTQQGLLSGIPNGIDESWETSTDEHLTHNFNIGDWDGKAINAAHVRELFGLHDSSGPLFAVVSRLVYQKGLDLTEAVASFIVENGGQIAIIGRGEPEEEQAMRELALRFPGQVGVRIGFNETDARRMFAGSDFLLMPSRYEPCGLSQMYAQRFGSLPVARNTGGLADTIENGVTGFLFNESTVASYEEALSRAFKVFAFPGLLNAMRCRAMTQPFNWCQAVEPYAELYEQLVAKALGKSAK; translated from the coding sequence ATGATCAGTGCCGCAGTAGATACTCAGGGAGAGCGTTTCAGTCAGCCTGCAGGGGGGCCGACGTCGTTGGCCGACCTGCCCAATGCTGTGCGGCCGGTCGTGAGTCAAAACCCGAATCGAAAAAAAGTCTTGTTTGTCACCTCCGAGTTCGCCGACCTGGTGAAGACCGGCGGCCTGGGCGACGTCTCCGCTGCCCTGCCCCGCGCCATGGCCCATCTGCATGATGTGCGTGTGCTGATTCCCGGTTACCCGCAGGTCATGGAAAGCGACAACCCGATCCACATCATCGGTGAACTGGGCGGCCACGCGGCGCTGCCACCGTGCAAGATCGGGCGCATGGACCTCAAGGACGGCCTGGTCATCTATGTGTTGATCTGCCCCGAACTCTACGAGCGTGAAGGCACGCCATACGGCGCCAACAACGGCCGCGACTGGCCGGACAACCATATTCGCTTTGCCCGCCTGGGCCTGGCCGCCGCCGACATGGCCGCCAACCTCGCGCAGATCCACTGGTGCCCGGACCTGGTGCACGCCCACGACTGGCCTGCTGGCCTGGCCCCGGCGTACATGCACTGGCGTGGGTCACGCACGCCGACCCTGTTCACCATTCATAACCTCGCCTATCAGGGTGTGGTCAGCCTGGCCTCGACGCCCGAGCTGGGTATCCCGCCCCACGCCCTGCAACAAGAGGGCATGGAGTTCTACGGCAAGATGTCGTTCCTCAAGGCCGGCATGGCGTACTCCAGCCATATCACCACGGTGAGCGCCACCTACGCCCAGGAAATCACCACCCCGGAATTTGGCTGCGGCCTCGACGGTTTTCTCGCCGCCAAGACCCAGCAAGGCCTACTCAGTGGCATCCCCAACGGGATCGATGAAAGCTGGGAAACCTCGACCGACGAGCACCTGACCCACAACTTCAACATCGGCGACTGGGACGGCAAGGCCATCAACGCCGCCCACGTGCGCGAACTGTTCGGCCTGCACGACTCCAGCGGCCCGCTGTTTGCCGTGGTCTCGCGCCTGGTTTATCAAAAAGGCCTGGACCTGACCGAGGCGGTCGCCAGCTTTATCGTCGAGAACGGCGGCCAGATCGCGATTATCGGCCGTGGCGAGCCGGAAGAAGAACAAGCCATGCGTGAACTCGCCCTACGCTTTCCCGGTCAAGTCGGCGTACGCATTGGCTTCAACGAAACCGATGCGCGCCGCATGTTTGCCGGCAGCGACTTCCTGCTGATGCCCTCGCGCTACGAGCCCTGCGGCCTGAGCCAGATGTATGCCCAGCGCTTTGGCTCACTGCCGGTGGCACGCAATACCGGCGGGCTGGCGGACACCATCGAGAACGGCGTCACCGGGTTCCTGTTCAATGAATCCACCGTGGCAAGTTATGAAGAAGCCCTGAGCCGCGCGTTCAAGGTTTTCGCCTTCCCTGGCCTGCTCAACGCCATGCGCTGCCGCGCCATGACGCAACCCTTCAACTGGTGCCAGGCGGTCGAACCCTACGCCGAACTGTACGAACAACTTGTGGCCAAGGCCCTGGGGAAATCCGCTAAATAA
- the treZ gene encoding malto-oligosyltrehalose trehalohydrolase, with the protein MPLRTLETWPHGAIMLDAQHTRFALWAPDAFYVSVELENGKSIAMLPQADGWFEVEINCPAGTRYRYNIDGEKDVPDPASRAQAGDVHGWSLVVDPLAYEWRHSQWSGRPWHEAVIYELHVGALGGYAEVEKHLPRLAELGVTAIELMPLAQFPGKRNWGYDGVLPYAPHASYGTPEQLKHLIDSAHEHGLAVILDVVYNHFGPDGNYLGQYAQGFFREDVHTPWGAGIDFDRREVRDFFLDNALMWLMEYRFDGLRLDAVHAIDNPGFLQQLAQRVRQQVDTGRHVWLVLENEFNQASLLEHDFDAQWNDDGHNALHVLLTGETDAYYSDFAQDTTAKLARCLGEGFIYQGHTTRHGHTRGEPSAHLPPSAFVLFLQNHDQIGNRALGERLHQLCSPQALKAATTLLLMSPMIPLMFMGDEVNAQQPFLFFTDHHGELAEAVREGRRSEFADFAAFHDPERRERIPDPNALGTFEQSTPVIADNEHAQLYRQLLNLRHRLIVPHLPGSMALGAQVLAHGAVTARWRLGDGSLLQVDLNLSATAVDHTVAPHTIFATPANQGAQLPPFSARVSLSPAGEHP; encoded by the coding sequence ATGCCGTTACGGACTCTGGAAACCTGGCCCCACGGCGCAATCATGCTGGACGCGCAACACACGCGTTTTGCCTTGTGGGCGCCAGACGCGTTTTATGTCAGCGTTGAATTGGAAAACGGTAAGTCCATTGCCATGCTGCCGCAGGCAGACGGCTGGTTCGAAGTAGAAATAAACTGCCCGGCAGGCACGCGCTACCGCTACAACATCGACGGGGAAAAGGACGTTCCCGATCCGGCGTCCCGGGCCCAGGCTGGCGACGTGCATGGCTGGAGCCTGGTGGTCGACCCACTGGCTTACGAATGGCGCCACAGCCAGTGGTCAGGTCGCCCGTGGCATGAAGCCGTGATCTACGAACTGCACGTCGGCGCACTGGGGGGCTACGCCGAGGTCGAGAAACATCTGCCACGCCTGGCTGAGCTGGGCGTGACCGCGATCGAACTGATGCCACTGGCGCAGTTTCCCGGCAAACGCAATTGGGGCTACGACGGGGTGCTGCCCTACGCGCCCCACGCCTCTTACGGCACGCCGGAACAGCTCAAGCACTTGATCGACAGCGCCCATGAACATGGCCTGGCCGTGATCCTCGACGTGGTCTACAACCACTTCGGCCCCGACGGCAACTACCTGGGCCAGTACGCCCAAGGCTTCTTTCGCGAAGATGTGCACACGCCGTGGGGCGCGGGGATCGATTTCGACCGCCGCGAGGTGCGCGATTTCTTCCTCGACAACGCACTGATGTGGTTAATGGAATACCGCTTCGACGGCCTGCGCTTGGACGCCGTGCACGCCATCGACAATCCCGGTTTCCTGCAACAACTGGCACAACGGGTGCGCCAACAGGTCGACACCGGCCGCCACGTATGGCTGGTGCTGGAAAACGAATTCAACCAGGCCAGCCTGCTGGAGCATGACTTCGATGCGCAGTGGAACGACGACGGCCACAACGCCCTGCACGTATTGCTCACCGGCGAAACCGACGCCTATTACAGCGACTTTGCCCAAGACACCACCGCCAAACTGGCGCGCTGCCTGGGCGAAGGGTTCATCTACCAAGGCCACACCACCCGCCACGGCCACACCCGTGGCGAACCCAGCGCGCACCTGCCACCGAGCGCCTTTGTACTGTTTTTGCAGAACCACGACCAGATCGGCAACCGCGCCCTGGGCGAGCGTCTGCACCAACTCTGCTCGCCCCAGGCGCTCAAGGCTGCGACCACGTTGTTGCTGATGTCGCCGATGATCCCGCTGATGTTCATGGGCGATGAAGTCAACGCCCAGCAACCATTTCTGTTTTTCACCGACCACCACGGCGAACTGGCCGAAGCGGTGCGTGAGGGCCGGCGCAGCGAGTTTGCCGACTTCGCCGCGTTCCATGACCCCGAGCGCCGCGAGCGCATCCCGGACCCCAACGCCCTGGGCACCTTCGAGCAATCGACGCCGGTGATTGCCGACAACGAACACGCGCAGCTCTACCGCCAGCTACTTAACCTGCGCCACCGCCTCATCGTGCCGCACTTGCCCGGCAGCATGGCGTTGGGCGCGCAGGTCCTGGCCCACGGCGCCGTGACTGCGCGCTGGCGCCTGGGCGATGGCAGCCTGTTGCAGGTCGACCTGAACCTCAGCGCCACGGCGGTGGACCACACCGTGGCGCCACACACTATTTTTGCAACGCCTGCGAACCAAGGCGCACAACTGCCGCCGTTCAGCGCACGCGTCAGCCTATCCCCTGCTGGAGAACACCCTTGA